The genomic interval CCAGTCGATCCCGATCTCGCGTGCTCATCTTTAGCATCTCCTCGCTCCGTCGCAGGTTTCCACTCCAGTGTGGGCGAACCTGTCCCGAAGGAGGACATTTCTATATCAACCAACCCGGACATTTCTATATCAAGACTACACGCATGAGCGCCGTTCATCTTCCCCGCCCGCGTCCCTGCTGTTAAGCTATCGTGCTGCCCTGGCGCGCATCCGCCGAACCCCGGCCGATGCGGCGAGGGCGCAATGGCCCGGCGTCCGCGTGGGCCGCCCGCTCCCGCAGAGGCACATGGTCTCGCTCTTCGACATCCTGGGTCCCACCATGGTGGGGCCGTCGTCCTCGCACACGGCGGGCGCCTGCCGGCTGGGGCTGATGGCGCGCGCCATCCTGGGCGGCACGCCGCAGCGGGCGCGCATCCGCCTGCACGGCTCGTTCGCGGCCACGGGCGAGGGCCACGGCACGCACCGGGCGCTGGTGGGCGGCCTCATCGGCCTGGCTCCGGACGACCTGCGGCTGCGCGAGGCGTACGACGAGGCCCTGCGCGCCGGGCTGGTGTGGGAGTTCGAGGAGGTGGACCTGGGCGACGACGCGCACCCCAACACCGCCGTGATCGAGGTTTCGCGCGACGGCGACACCACCACCGTGCGCGGCGCGTCGGTGGGCGGCGGGCGCATCGAGGTCACCGAGGTGGACGGCTTCGCGGTCGCGCTCGGCGGCGGCTACCACACCCTGGTCCTACTCGCGCACGACGAGCCGGGCACCATCGCCGCGGTGGCCGGGATGCTGGCCGGGCACGGCGTGAACCTTGCCACCATGCGGGTCGACCGCACCGGCCGCCACAAGGACGCGCTGATGACCATCGAGGCCGACGAGCCCATCGGCGACGAGGTGCTCGACGCCATCCGCGAGTTCCCCTGGCTGCGCTGGGCGCGCCGCATCGAGAAGATCTCGTAGCGCCGCGCAGCGGCCTTCGCCGCCCCACCCCGTAGCCCGGTATCCCGTACCATGCACCGCTCCATCGAGTCCCTGATCCGCGAGTCCGACGAGACGGGCCGCTCGCTCGCCACCGTCGTCCTCGAAGCCGAGGCGGCCGAGAGCGGCGTGCCCGCCGCCGACATCCGCGCCCGCATCGCCCGCACGCTGTCGGTGATGCGCTCCGCGATCGACGAGGGGCTGAAGGGGCACACGCGCTCGCCCAGCGGCCTCACCGGCGGGCGGGCGCGCAAGCTGTGGGAGAACGGCCCCCGCATCCTCGGGCCCCGCGTCACCACCACGCTAGCCCGCGCCATCGCCACGCTCGAGGTGAACGCCGCCATGGGCCTCATCGTCGCCGCGCCCACGGCGGGCGCCGCGGGCGTGCTGCCTGCGGTGCTGGTGAGCGTGGGCGAGTTCGCGGAGATGGACGAGGAGCGGCTGGTCGATGCCATGCTGGTGGCCGGCGGCGTGGGCGGCGTGATCGCCCACCGCGCCTCCCTCGCCGGCGCCGAGGGCGGCTGCCAGGCGGAGACGGGCACCGCGGCGGCGATGAGCGCCGCGGCCGTCGCCTGGCTGCACGGCGGCACCAACGAGCAGGTCGCCACCGCCGTCGCGCTCACCCTCCAGGGCATGCTGGGCCTCATCTGCGACCCCATCGGCGGGCTGGTGGAGATCCCTTGCATCTACCGCAACGCGTCGGCGGCCATGCAGGCCATCGCCGGGGCCGAGATGGCGATGGCGGGGCTGGACTTCCCCGTGACGGCCGACGAGGTGATCGACGTGATGGGCGAGGTGGGGCGGCGGATGCCCTCTGCGTACCGCGAGACGGCGGGCGGCGGGCTGGCCACGACCCCCTCGGCCCGGCGGCTGGTGCAGCTCCAGCCGCGCACCCAGCCCGCCGGCATCAGCCGCTAGGCCGCCTCTTGCCTGAAACTTCACCTCCAGCCGCCGCGTAGGCACCCGGACGATGATCTTCGACGTCCTGCTGGTGGTGGTCGTGCTGTCGTTCCTGGGCCGCTTCGTCCATTCCGCCTGGCAGGGCGGCAGCGAGCGCGCCTTCCCCGCCGAGGCCGAGCTGGGCCGCCTGCGCGAGGAGGTGGACCAGCTCAACGCACAGGTGCGCCGCCTCGCCGAAGAGCAGTCTTTCATGGTCAGCCTGCTGTCGGCACCCGACCGCGCCCGCCTCGAGGCGGGCGCCCCGCCGCCGCAGGATTCCCCAACCGGAGACGGATGATGGTGACGCGAGAGGACGTGGAGAGCTTTCTCCTGCGGATGGATATGGAGCACGAGGAGGTGGAGGAGGGGATGTGGATCGCCAAGAGCGGCCTGGACGGCGCCTCGCTGGTCATCCACCACTCGCCGCCGGTGCTGGTGTTCCGCCTGAAGGTGATGGACGTTCCCGGCGAGGAGAGGCACTGCGCCGAGCTGTTCCGGATCCTGCTGGAGTACAACGCGACCGACCTGCTGCACGCGGCGTACGGGCTGGAGGAGAGCGACGTGATCCTCACCGAGAGCCTGGAGCTGGAGAACCTGGACTTCAACGAGTTCCAGGCCACGGTCGACTCGTTCCAGATGGCGCTGGCCTCGCACCTCGAGGCGCTGGCGCCGTACCGGAGCTGCTGAGGCGGCACGCGCCGCCCTTCCCGAACCAGAGCGTCCACGCCCCCGCGGGGGCTTTCGAACGGTAGCGATCCATGGGAATCTTCCAGAAGCTGTCCACGCTGATCAAGTCCAACCTGAACGACGCAATCGCCCGGGCCGAGAACCCGGAGAAGATGCTGAACCAGGTAATCGACGACATGCGGAACCAGCTCATCAAGGCCAAGCAGGAAGTGGCGCTGGCCATGGCCGACGAGTCCAAGTTGAAGAAGCAGGTGGACGACGAGCACCGCCAGGCGCAGGAGTGGGAGCGCCGCGCCATGCTGGCCGTCCAGAACGGCAAGGACGACCTGGCCCGGCAGGCGCTGGTGCGCCACCAGGAGTACGCCCAGCGCTCGGCGGCGATGTACGAGACGTGGGAGCGCCAGAGCAGCGAGACGCTCAAGCTGCGCGACGCCCTGCGCCAGCTGAACGTGAAGATCGAGGAGGCGCAGCGGAAGAAGACGCTGCTGCTGGCCAAGCAGAAGCGCGCCGAGGCGCAGAAGCGCATCCACGAGACGATGTCGGGCCTGTCGGACTCGTCGGCGTTCGAGGCGTTCAACCGCATGGCCGAGCGCATCGACCAGAACGAGCGGCAGGCGCTGGCCGCGGCCACGCTCTCGGAGGACCTGACCGGTGACCCGCTGGACCGCGAGTTCAAGCAGCTCGAGTCCGGCACCAGCGACGCCGACGTGGACTTCCGCCTCATCGAGCTGAAGCAGCAGATGGGCATCCTGCCCCCGCCCGCCCCCGCCGCGCAGGCCCAGCTCTCCGCCGGCGGCGCGGCCGGCGAGGCGCCCGCGGCCGAGACGCCCGCGCAGGACCGCGTGCGCGAGGCGGAGCTGCTGGAGGAGTTCGAGAGCATGGAAGAGGAGGAGCGGGGCCGCGCGCACAGCTAGCGCGGGGTTTCCCCGTTCAGCCCGTCTCCGTAGCTTTGGCGGGGCCGGCGGCGCGTCCGCCCGGCCCCGCTTCCATTTTCCAGGGATCTCCACATGCCTTCCAAGCACGCCGAGCAGGCGCAGGAGCCCCGGTCGCCGTACGCGGTGCTGGTGGCGGCCGTCTTCATCGTCCTGCTGCTGGCCTTCGTGTACAACGTGGCGGAGGTGCTCTTCCTCTTCTTCATCGCCGCGCTGTTCTCGCTGTACCTGCGCGCCATCACCGAATTCCTGGAGGAGCGCCTGCGGTTCAGCCGCGGGATGGGCATCCTCACGGCGCTGCTGGTGACGCTGCTGGGCATCGTGGGCGTCTTCTGGCTAGTGGTGCCCCCGGTGCTGACGCAGACGCAGGACCTGGTCGCCCTGCTGCCGGCGCAGATCACCACGTGGATGGGCGCGCTGCACCGCATCGCCGCGCGCTACCCGCTCATCGCCAGCATGCTGCCGCCGGAGAAGCCGGGCGCGCCGGGCGGCGGGCTGGGCGGGGTGATGAGCCACGTGGGGTCGTACGCGGCGGGCCTCTTCCCGTACGTGTTCAGCGGCGTGCACGCCGTGATCGACCTGTTCAGCGTGATGGTGATGGGGCTGTACCTGGCGCTGCGGCCGGGGCTGTACCGCGAGGGGCTGATCGCCCTCGCCCCGCCGGTGCACCGCGAGCTGGTTCGCGACATCCTGGCCGACCTGGGGCGGACGCTGACCGCGTGGATCGGCGGGCAGATGCTGGCGATGGTGTTCCTGGGCGGGCTCACCTGGCTGGGGCTCACGATCCTGGGCGTGCCGTACGCGCTGGCGTTTGCGGTCTTCACCGGCGTGGTCGTCGTCGTCCCCTTCTTCGGCTCGCTGCTGTCCACGCTGCTGCCCGCGCTGTTCATGCTGGGCACGGGCGGGCCGCTGCGCATGCTGAGCGTGGTGGCGCTGGGCGTGGTGCTGCACCTGATCGAAGGCAACTTCGTGCATCCCATCATCATGGAGCGCCAGGTCAACCTGCCGCCCGTCCTGTCCATCCTCAGCGTGCTCATCATGGCGAAGCTGCTGGGGGTGATCGGGCTGCTGGTGGCGGTGCCGGTGCTGGCGACCGTGATGGTGATCGTGCGGCGCATCTACGTGCACCGGCTGCTGGAGGGGAAGGGCTTCCGCCGCTTCGTGCGCGACTCGCCGGCGGAGATACGCATCCCCGACGGCGTCGCGAAGGTGGACTCGCGCGCGGCGGAGCTGAGCATCCCCACGCTGCTGGAAGAGGCCGGCGCCGCGCCGCGGTGACGACGCGTTTTCGGACGACGGACGACGGGGACGGGAGAGGATGGACGAGACGCAGGCGGCCCTGAAGGGCTACCGCTACCTGGTGCTGGCCGAGGGGGCGTTCGGGCCGGAGACCTCGAAGACGGCGAACAGCGCGATCCGCTACCTGCCGGAGCGCGTTGCCGCCGTGATCGACTCGCGGTACGCGGGACGGACGGTGGAGGACGTGCTCGGCTTCGGCGGCGAAATTCCCGTCGTCGGCTCGGTTGCCGACGGGCTGGAGACGCGGCCGACGGCGCTGCTGGTGGGGATCGCGCCGCAGGGCGGGCGGCTGCCGGAGGAGTGGCGGCCGGCGCTACGCGAGGCGCTGGCCGCGGGCCTGAGCGTGGTGAGCGGGCTCCACTTCCACCTGAGCGACGACGCGGAGCTGGCGGCGCTCGCGGCGGATCGTGACGTGCGGATCCACGACCTGCGGAAGCCGCCGGAGGGGCTGCCCGTTTCGCGGGGACTCGCGCGTGAGGTGGACGCGCTGACGGTGCTCACCATCGGGACGGACTGCAACATCGGGAAGATGACGGCGGCGCTCCAGCTCCGCGATGCGCTCGTCGCGCGCGGCGTGCGGACGGGGTTCGCTGCGACGGGGCAGACGGGCATCCTCATCGAGGGCTGGGGGATCGCGGTCGATGCGGTGGTGGCGGACTTCATCGGCGGGGCGGCGGAGAGCCTGGTGCTGCGGGCGGCCAAGGGGAACGACGTGGTGCTCGTGGAGGGGCAGGGTTCGCTGGTGCATCCCGGCTACTCGGGCGTCACGCTGGGCCTGCTGCACGGGTCCATGCCCGACGCGATGATCGTGTGCCACAAGCCGTCGCGCACCTTCCCGTACGGCGGCGGCGGCGCCTACGCGTGGATGCGCCTGCCGTCGCTGGCGGAGACGATCGCGCTGTGCGAGGCGGCCATCGCGCCGCTGCGGCCGGCGAAGGTGATCGGCATCTGCCTGAACACGTCGGACCTGCCGGAGGATGAGGCGCGGGCGGCGGTCGCGATGGCGGTAGCGGAGACGGGGCTGCCCGCGACGGACCCGGTGCGGTACGATGCGGGGCCGCTGGTGGAGGCGATCGAAGGGGCGATGCGGGGGTGAGGGGCCCTCACCTGGCTCGTTCCTCGCCTGTCCTCTCCCGCAAGCGGGAGAAGAAACGGAGGCGTTGGCGCGGGTCGGGGAGGGTGTCGCGGGATCGGCCGGGGCTGCGCCCCAGGGCGGGATGGTGACGGGGATTTTTCGATGAAGGTGTGGCCCGCGTGAGCGGGCTTTTTCATTGGTGCTACCGGGCAAACGACGCGGATTCGGGCGCAGGGGTGCGATTTATCGCATCCGATTCGCTTCCGGTGCGGACGGGCCCCCGTCGTGCGATGCCGCGTCCGCCGACGCGTTGGCGGTGGCGGCGGACCAGCCGGAGTCGAAGCGGCCGGGGCCTTCGGGGCGGAAGTGGAGGAGCGTGAAGCCAGCTTCGCGAAGCTCGCGGGCGACCTCCGGCTCGGTGAAGCGGTGGACGCGGTTGGGCGAGAGGTCGTCACCCAGGTCCACCGGCTCGCGGCGAAGGAGGCGGCGGAGCGCGTTGGCCGTGCGAGCGATGCGGTGCAGGCGCGGCGGGTCGCCGTCGCGCGTGTAGAACGAGAGGAGCAGTGGCGCGCCGTCGCCCATCAGCGCGCGAAGGCGGCGGAGGAAGCCGATTCGGCGCTCGCTGCCGGGAATCAGCATGTAGGCGCTCCATCCCATGATTGCGCCGTCGTACGGCCCGCCCGCGGCGGGAACCTCGTCGCGGCTGAGCGGGGTGACGGAGGCTGCGCCAGGACGCCGGGGCAGGGGAGCCGGGCCTCCGATCTCGCCCGCGAGAACGGTCGCTCCCTCGCTCTCGCCGGACACGCGGTCGGATGTGGAAGTGCCGTATTCGGCGCAGAGGAGCGCGGCTGCGGTGGAGCCGAGGACGGGGTTGCACTCGTAGCCATCCACCGTGTAGCCCATCTTCGCCAGGGCCAGCACCTCGCGGCCGCCGCCCGCGCCGATCAGCATGAGGCGCCGCGCATCTCCGAAGTAGCTTTCCACCGCCTCCGCTTCCCAGGCGAAGAGGCCGCTGCGGTTGTAGGCGTCGTCGCGATAGGTGGCGCTGCGGCGGTACATCGTGTCGTCCACGTCCGCGAGCGAGCGGTCGCCGAGGATGCCGAGCCAGAAGCCGGTGAACGCAGCTTCGGCCAGGGCGTAGCCGCCGTACCACACCCGGCGCGCGGCGAAGTAGATGCGCGCAATCATCCGCTGGCGGCCCGTCGATGCGCGGTGGAGAGCGGGCGCGTTCGCATCTCCATCTTCACGAAGCTCCCGCGGGCGGCAACGCGGCACGCATGAAATCGAGCAGGACGTCGCCGATGACCTGGAGCGGCTGGCGGCCGCATTTGTCGACGGTGTCCTCGGTGGTGTGCCAGTGCGGGTAGGAGTAGTCGATCAGGACGATGGATGGGATGCCGGCGCGGTTGAGGAAGACGTGGTCGTCGGTGATGGCGCGCGCGGGGCCGTGGAAGTGCGCGTCGAGTCCCAGGCGCGTGGCGGCGGAGTGCACCTCGTTCCACAGGGCGGGCGCGGCGTTCAGCGAGTTGATCTCGGTCGTGCAGCGCAGCGGATGGCCGCCGATCATGTCCAGCAGCACGGCGCGGCGCGGCTTCCACCGCGCATTCGCGCCGTCCTGCGCTGAGCGAGCGTAGAAGCGAGAGCCGTAGTAATACTCGCCAATGTCCTCGCCGTCGAAGAGCGCGAGCGTGACGGTGCGCGCCGGCGGATGCATCCGCAGAACGCGCGCGAGCTCTAGCAGCACCGCCACGCCGGATGCTCCGTCGCTCGCCCCTGGAACCGGCTCGGCGCGCTTCGACGGGTCGCGGTCGTGGTCTGCCACCGGCCGCGTGTCCCAGTGCGCGCACAGCATCAGCGCGGGCGTCGCGTCGGGTCCGGTCTGCGCACCTCCCTTCGCCGATGCGGTGCCGTGGAAGCGCGCGAAGATGTTGGCCATCGCCGGCGCGGTGCCCTTGCCCGGCCCGCGGTCGATGCGCTGCGTCCACTCCTGCACCGCCACTTCGTCTGCCCAGCGCGACAGCTCCCCAGTCAGGAGCTCGCGCGTGCGGGCGTGCCCGGCCGTGCCCGGAATGCGCGGGCCGACGTCGCACTGCGCGCGCAGCAGCGCGAACGCACGTCCGCCATCGAACGCGCTCCGCCGCGCATCTGCCGAAGAGTCTGCATCTCCGGAGAACCGCCCCGCCGGCTCCGCATCTCCCACCGGCTCCGCATCTCCCGAATACTCCGCATCTCCCGAGTGCTCCGCATGTTCCGAGCGCTCCGCATCTCCCGAACGCGGTGCGTCTCCTGGCCGGTCCACATCCATCGAGAGCCGCGCATCTGCCGGGATTCGTGCATCTCGTGAGGTTGCCGTGGTCCGCTGTGCATCTCCCGCAAGGCGCACGTCGGTGGAGGACGCATCTGCCGGCCGGCTTTCCGCATCTCGCCTGAAAACGGTGACGATCGCACCCGCGGGCTGGCGGTAGGCGATGCGCGTGTCCTGCCACCGCTGCGCGGCGCGGGCACGAAGGCGCGAGAGGATGCGTCGCATGGGCGCGGGACGATGGCGGGGTGGGGGGGATGCCAGGCTGGCGGCTGCGCTGAAGCTATCCTCGCCGGCGGAGGATGCAAACGGCGGCGGTGGATAATGGAGCGAGGTCGCGGATGGCGGCAGGTCGGATGCTCGATCTTCGATGCGGAGGGGAAGTGCGGCGCGTCAGTCTTCGGCGGGCTGCTTCTGGGTCATGTAGCGGCGGCGCATGGGCTCCGGGAGGCGCTCGATGGCGTAGCGCAGCATGGTGCGCGGCATCTCGTGCGCGTGCTCGCGGAGGAACGTGTGGACCGCGCCGATGTCGCGCTTGCCCATCTCGCGCAGCATCCAGCCGGCGGCCTTGTGGATCAGGTCGTGCCGGTCGCCCAGGAGCTCGCGGGCGATGCGCTGCGTCTCGTCCACCTCGCCGCGGCGGATGAGGTGCAGCGTGGCGACCATTGCGATGCGGCGCTCCCACAGGTCGCTCGAGCGCGCCAGCTCCAGCAGCGGCGCGCGGTCGCGGCCGGCCAGGTGCGCGCCCACGATGCCGGGCGCGGATGAATCCACCAGGTCCCAGTTGTTCACGTGGGCGGTGCTGCGCAGGTACAGCCGGTAGATGGCCTCGCGCTCCGGCTCCCCGCCGCGTTCGTAGGCATCGACGAGCAACATCAGCGCGAGGCCACGCTCTTCGTGGAAGGGCGAGCCCAGCAGCTCGGCGGCGTCCACGAGCGGCAGGCCGCGCAGCTCGCGGGCGAGCTTGCGCAGGGCGGGGATGCGGATGCCGAGGAAGCGGTCGCCCTCACCGTACTGCCCCGGCCCCGTCTTGAAGTAGCGCTGGAGGAACGCCGCGTTGTCCGCGTCCGCCAGCGCCCGCATCCGCTCGTGCGCGTACGCCGCGGTGGGCGCCCGGGCCGGTGCGGATGCGGGCGAAGGCACGACGGCCGCGCCTACCGCTGCTCGCCGAACGCGTCGTTGCGCCGCGCCTGCTCGGCCAGGGCGTCGCGGTTCTCCTCGGCGTTGCGCGTGGCCTCCCGCGCCTGCGACGTGTCCTCGCTCGCGGTGCCGCCGCCCGAGGCGCTCATCCCGCCGCCGCCCTCGCGCCCGCCCGAGGCGTTCATGGTTCCGTCCGGCGTGGTCTGGCTCACGCGGCGGTTCTCGTCCGCCAGCGCGTCGCGGTTCTCCGCCGCGTTCTCCACGTGCGCCGCCGCCCGCGAGCTGTCCTCCGTCCCGAAGCGCCCGCCGCCGGCACCCGACGCGCCCGACCCGGCGCTCATGCCCTGCATCGAGCCGCCAGCGGATGCGTTCATGCCGGACGAGGAGCCGCCGGTGGACGCGCTCACGCCGGAAGACGAGCCACCAGACGACCCACTCATGCCCGGAGACGTGTTCGTCCCAGACGACGAGGCGCCGGAGGAGGCGTTCATGCCGCGCTCGTTGCCGGAGGTGTTCGGGCCTGTACTGTTGACGTTGGCGGGCGTGGTCTCGTCCGTGCGGCGCGCCTGGGCGGCCAGGGCGTCGCGGTTCTCGGCCGCGTTCTCCACGTGGGCCTCGGCGCGCGAGGTGTCTTCGGAGGCGTTGCCGCGTCCCTGCGAGCCGTTGCTGCCGGTGTTCTGGTCCATGTGGGTCTCCCTTGCGAGGTCGTTTCCGCGCGAGCCGCTTCCGCCGCGTGCGTGGCCGTGTGCAAGCCTCGTTCCCACAAGTGTTTGGGAGATGGGAGAGAGCCGCGCATCCCAGGACGCGCCCGGCGGTTGAAACCGCGGCAAAGACTGCGCAAAGTCCCCCTGCGGGGACTAACCCCGGCGCGTCCGGCGCGGCCGAACTTCCGACGTGCGGAGAACCCCAACCCTCTCCCGCTTGCGGGGGAGGGTGCGAGCCTAAGCGAGCGGGAGGGGGCACCACAAGCCGGCGCGACAGACCCAAATCTGCCGCGCCGGCTCGTAGCTCCTCTGCTGTTTCGACTGAGATGCCAGGACTTCGCCGCGAATCTACCGTGCGCCGTGCCGGGTGTCCGAACGGGCGTCGTCCAGGCGGCCGTACTGGAGCACGACGGCGCCCGCGGGGGTTTCCGG from Longimicrobiaceae bacterium carries:
- the sdaAB gene encoding L-serine ammonia-lyase, iron-sulfur-dependent subunit beta; the encoded protein is MVSLFDILGPTMVGPSSSHTAGACRLGLMARAILGGTPQRARIRLHGSFAATGEGHGTHRALVGGLIGLAPDDLRLREAYDEALRAGLVWEFEEVDLGDDAHPNTAVIEVSRDGDTTTVRGASVGGGRIEVTEVDGFAVALGGGYHTLVLLAHDEPGTIAAVAGMLAGHGVNLATMRVDRTGRHKDALMTIEADEPIGDEVLDAIREFPWLRWARRIEKIS
- the sdaAA gene encoding L-serine ammonia-lyase, iron-sulfur-dependent, subunit alpha, with protein sequence MHRSIESLIRESDETGRSLATVVLEAEAAESGVPAADIRARIARTLSVMRSAIDEGLKGHTRSPSGLTGGRARKLWENGPRILGPRVTTTLARAIATLEVNAAMGLIVAAPTAGAAGVLPAVLVSVGEFAEMDEERLVDAMLVAGGVGGVIAHRASLAGAEGGCQAETGTAAAMSAAAVAWLHGGTNEQVATAVALTLQGMLGLICDPIGGLVEIPCIYRNASAAMQAIAGAEMAMAGLDFPVTADEVIDVMGEVGRRMPSAYRETAGGGLATTPSARRLVQLQPRTQPAGISR
- a CDS encoding PspA/IM30 family protein; translated protein: MGIFQKLSTLIKSNLNDAIARAENPEKMLNQVIDDMRNQLIKAKQEVALAMADESKLKKQVDDEHRQAQEWERRAMLAVQNGKDDLARQALVRHQEYAQRSAAMYETWERQSSETLKLRDALRQLNVKIEEAQRKKTLLLAKQKRAEAQKRIHETMSGLSDSSAFEAFNRMAERIDQNERQALAAATLSEDLTGDPLDREFKQLESGTSDADVDFRLIELKQQMGILPPPAPAAQAQLSAGGAAGEAPAAETPAQDRVREAELLEEFESMEEEERGRAHS
- a CDS encoding AI-2E family transporter — protein: MPSKHAEQAQEPRSPYAVLVAAVFIVLLLAFVYNVAEVLFLFFIAALFSLYLRAITEFLEERLRFSRGMGILTALLVTLLGIVGVFWLVVPPVLTQTQDLVALLPAQITTWMGALHRIAARYPLIASMLPPEKPGAPGGGLGGVMSHVGSYAAGLFPYVFSGVHAVIDLFSVMVMGLYLALRPGLYREGLIALAPPVHRELVRDILADLGRTLTAWIGGQMLAMVFLGGLTWLGLTILGVPYALAFAVFTGVVVVVPFFGSLLSTLLPALFMLGTGGPLRMLSVVALGVVLHLIEGNFVHPIIMERQVNLPPVLSILSVLIMAKLLGVIGLLVAVPVLATVMVIVRRIYVHRLLEGKGFRRFVRDSPAEIRIPDGVAKVDSRAAELSIPTLLEEAGAAPR
- a CDS encoding DUF1611 domain-containing protein, producing MDETQAALKGYRYLVLAEGAFGPETSKTANSAIRYLPERVAAVIDSRYAGRTVEDVLGFGGEIPVVGSVADGLETRPTALLVGIAPQGGRLPEEWRPALREALAAGLSVVSGLHFHLSDDAELAALAADRDVRIHDLRKPPEGLPVSRGLAREVDALTVLTIGTDCNIGKMTAALQLRDALVARGVRTGFAATGQTGILIEGWGIAVDAVVADFIGGAAESLVLRAAKGNDVVLVEGQGSLVHPGYSGVTLGLLHGSMPDAMIVCHKPSRTFPYGGGGAYAWMRLPSLAETIALCEAAIAPLRPAKVIGICLNTSDLPEDEARAAVAMAVAETGLPATDPVRYDAGPLVEAIEGAMRG
- a CDS encoding M28 family peptidase — encoded protein: MRRILSRLRARAAQRWQDTRIAYRQPAGAIVTVFRRDAESRPADASSTDVRLAGDAQRTTATSRDARIPADARLSMDVDRPGDAPRSGDAERSEHAEHSGDAEYSGDAEPVGDAEPAGRFSGDADSSADARRSAFDGGRAFALLRAQCDVGPRIPGTAGHARTRELLTGELSRWADEVAVQEWTQRIDRGPGKGTAPAMANIFARFHGTASAKGGAQTGPDATPALMLCAHWDTRPVADHDRDPSKRAEPVPGASDGASGVAVLLELARVLRMHPPARTVTLALFDGEDIGEYYYGSRFYARSAQDGANARWKPRRAVLLDMIGGHPLRCTTEINSLNAAPALWNEVHSAATRLGLDAHFHGPARAITDDHVFLNRAGIPSIVLIDYSYPHWHTTEDTVDKCGRQPLQVIGDVLLDFMRAALPPAGAS
- a CDS encoding DNA alkylation repair protein, whose translation is MPSPASAPARAPTAAYAHERMRALADADNAAFLQRYFKTGPGQYGEGDRFLGIRIPALRKLARELRGLPLVDAAELLGSPFHEERGLALMLLVDAYERGGEPEREAIYRLYLRSTAHVNNWDLVDSSAPGIVGAHLAGRDRAPLLELARSSDLWERRIAMVATLHLIRRGEVDETQRIARELLGDRHDLIHKAAGWMLREMGKRDIGAVHTFLREHAHEMPRTMLRYAIERLPEPMRRRYMTQKQPAED